The segment TTACCGGCGCGCTGCACCGCCAGGTCGGCAAGGACATCGAGGGCATGACCGGCGAACTCAGCTGGTACCCGGGTGTCAAGGGTGACTACAGCGACTTGGTCGAGACCGTGATGAAGCGTGCCGACGTGTCGATGTTCGACTACATCTGGACGCTGGGCCGCCTGACGTCCTACTTGACCATGATCCAGGCCATCGAGAAAGCCGGCGTGGTGGACCGGGAGAAGGTCAAGGAAGCCTTGTTCAAGGCCACGGTCAAGTCGCCCGCCGGGGACGTGACCTTCGACGAGCGCGGCTTCCCCAACACCGGTGCCTTCACGGTGCAGATGAATGGCGGCAAAGTCAATGTCGTGTGGCCGCCCGAGGTGGCCACCGGCAAGCTGGTCTGGCCATCGCCGACCTGGAAGTAAGCGGACGTCACAAAGATGGAAGTCCTGCTCCAGGTTCTTATCGGTGGGGTGCTGCTGGGCGGACTGTACGCGCTGGTCGCGTTCGGTCTGTCGCTGATCTACGGCGTCGTGCGCATCCTTAACTTTGCACACGGCACCCTGCTGGCGGTCAGCGGCGTGCTCGCCAGCTTGGCGTACGCCAGCTGGCAGCTGCACCCGCTGCTGATCGCCGTGCTGCTGGCGCCGTTGCTGTTCGTCTGCGCCTACGGCTACTACCACGTGCTGCTGCGCCCGCTGTCCAAGCGCAACCACTTCGAGTCCACGGTGGGCACGGTGCTGGTGACCGTCGGCACGCTGATGATCCTTTCGGACCTTACGGCCAAGGCTGCTGGTGCCACCCAGCGCAACATTCCCTTGCGGCTGGAGGCGTTGGAGTTCGGCGAGATCGTCATCTCGACCACCCAGCTGTTGATCCTCCTGGGCATCGCGCTGCTGACCGTGGTGATGCACCTGATTCTCACGTGCACCTGGTTCGGCCGTGCGGTGCGCGCGGTGACACAGGATCCGGTGGGGGCCCAGATCTGCGGCGTGCAGAGCACGCGCATGAAGGCGTTGACCTTTGCCTTCGGCTCGGCGACTGTCGCCGTCGCGGCCGTGCTCTACGTGCTGTCCTTCCCCGTGGATCCCTACATGGGCTTCGGCCTGACGGTCAAGGCCTTCACCATCATCGTCGTCGGTGGCGTCGGCAACCTGCCGGGCGCCCTGTTGGCGGGGATCTTTCTCGGCGTGGCCGAAGGCCTGACTGGCCTGTACTGGAAGCCCGAATGGGCGCCTGCGCTCAGCGTTGTCCTGATGCTGCTGATCCTGGTCGCCTATCCCAAGGGCGTTGGAGTCAAAGCATGAAACATGGCATGTCACGCACCGCCGGATGGCTGACCGGCGGCGTCGGAGTGCTGGCCCTGGCCGTGCTGCCCTTCGTCGGCAACGCCTACATCACCACCATCGCATTCACCGTGCTGATCGCCTACATCCTTGGCCAGAGCTGGGACTGGGTTGCCGGCGAGATGGGTTACGTCAACCTGGGGCACTACTGCTTCTACGGCATCGGGGCCTACGCCTTCTCGATTGCGCTGGTCGGCCAATGGCCTCTGGTCGTCGCGATTGGCTTTGCGGTGCTGATCACAGCCCTGGCTGCGCTCGTCATCTCGGTGCCCCTGTTCCGACTGCACGGCGACTACTTTGCCTTTGGCACGCTTGCGCTGCTGCCGCTCATGGAGGTGCTGGCCTACAACCTCACGCCGGTGACCAACGGGGCCGACGGCATCGTTTTGCCGGTGGAGCAGGTCCTCAAGCCGGCCTACCTGATCTCTCTCGGGGTGTGCGTGCTGACCTTCATCGTCACACTGCGCATCAATGCGGCGCGCTTCGGCTACGCGCTCAAGAGCATCCGCAACGATGAGCAGGTGGCCGAGACCGTGGGTGTGCGCATCGCGCCGGTCAAGCGGCGCGTGCTGATGCTAAGCGCCGGCTTCGGCGCTGTGGCCGGCGCCTTGCAGGCCTGGCAGATGAGCTATATCGACCCGGCCACCGTCTTCGGCCTGAATGTGGCGCTGGTGCCGGTGGCCATGGTGCTGTTTGCCGGCTCCGGCCTGCGCTGGGGTCCGCTGGTTGGCGTGCTGGTGCTGGCCACGCTGCAGCAATGGCTGCTGGTCAGCATGAAGGGCTTCCAGGCCACCCTGTACGGCCTGATCGTGCTGCTGATCGGGCGCTTCATGCCCGGCGGCTTCCTGCGCGCAAAGTGGGTACGACGCGTGCCGCTGCTCAGTGCCCTGGCGCGCGAGCATCACGAGTACATGGGCGAGTCGGATGCCCAGGCGGCTCTCCAGGTGGCCAAGGACGGCACCGCCGTGGCGCTGCCGCTGCCGCGCATCCAGTCGGAGAGCGGGAAGCCCCTGATCGAGTTGCAGAACGTACGCATGCAGTTCGGCGGCAACGTCGCCGTCAACGACGTCAGCCTGAGTATTCGCCAGGGCGAGATCGTCGGCCTGATCGGGCCCAACGGCTCGGGCAAGACGACCCTGTTCAACTGCATTTCGCGGGTGTACACGCCTACCGGGGGGCGCGTGATGTTTGCCGGCCAGGACTTGAGCCGGGCCAGCCGTGACGAGATCGCTCGTCTGGGCGTCGGACGCACCTACCAGATCCCGCGCCCCTTCGGGGACCTGACGGTGCAGGAGAACATCGCCATTCCCTTGATGTTCAGCGAAGCTCCGCTGTCGCCGCGCGATGCGATGCGCGAGGCGCGTTCCTTCATCGAGTACGCCGAGTTGAGCCACCGCCTGCGCGACCGTGCCGACAGCCTGTCGGTGCAAGAGCGCAAGGCGCTGGAATTCGCCCGTGCGCTGGCCTGCAAGCCGCGCCTGCTGCTGGTCGATGAGGTCGCCTCGGGCCTGACGCCGGTCGAGGTGCAGCGCTTCGTCGAGCACATCCGGCACGTGCGCGACCGCTACGGCATCACCGTGATCTGGGTGGAGCACATCTTCTCGGCCTTGGAGAAGGTGGTCGACCGGGTCATCGTTCTGGAGCAGGGTTCGATGATCGCCGACGGTCCCCTGAGCCAGGTGGTCAAGGACGAGCGTGTGCTCAATACCTATCTTGGCAGCGCTGCCCAGGCCAGCACCAAGACCAAGGCGCAGAAATCCCCGCAGCGGGTAGAGGGAGTTGTCTGATGCTGACGCTGAAGAACCTGAGTGTGGACCACGGCGCCCTGCGCGCCCTGTGGGACGTTTCACTGCACGTGGGCAAGGGTGAGCGCGTGGGACTTCTAGGCGCCAATGGTGCGGGCAAGTCCACGGCGATGGGGGCGATCGTCGGCCTGTACCCGAGCGTGTCCGGCACCATCACCTACGACGGCCGGTTGCTGGATTGCCCCTCGACGGCCCAGACGGTGGCCGCTGGCATCGCCCTGGTGCCCGAAGGCCGGCGCCTGTTCCCCGCTATGAGCGTGCTGGAGAACCTTGTCATGGGGGTCTATGCAGCGGCCAGCCGCAAGGACCTCGATGCAACGCTTGAGCGCGTCTACGCGCTGTTCCCGATCCTGCGCGACAAGGCGTGCCAGAACGCCGGCGAACTCAGCGGAGGGCAGCAACAGATGGTGACCATCGGCCGCGCCCTGATGTCGCGACCCAGGCTGCTGCTGCTGGACGAGCCTTTCATCGGCGTGGCGCCCAGGCTGGTCGACGAGATCCTGGAGGCCTTGCGCAGCATCGCCGACGAGGGCGTGACCATGCTCCTGGTCGAGCAGAACACCCACCGCGCACTGGACTTCGTGCAGCGTGCCTACGTGATCGAAAACGGCCGTACCGTGCTGGAGGGGGACCGCCAGGCGCTGTTGGACGACCCGGCCTTTGCCGCCAAGTTTCTCGGACTTGAGTAGAAGGAGACACACCATGAACAGAGAACAGGAAATCGTTGCCCGCTCTAACGCGTTTCGCGACGAGTACCGCGCCTCCACGCCGGGCTGGTACCGGGGTGAGATGCATCTGGCCTTCACGCTGACATTCACCATCGGCGTCATCTGGTACTGCGCCAGCCAACTCGGCACCACCGTCTGGCAGGAGTGGGTCTACGTGGTGGTTCCGATGTTCCTTTTTGGCAACTGGGCCGAGTGGGCGGCGCACCGCTACCTGCTGCACAGCCCCAAGAGCCTGTTGAAGATGGCCTACAAGCGGCACGTGGCGACACACCACCAGTTCTTCTCGCACAAGACGCTGGACTATCACGGCCACCGCGACTGGCGTGCGCTGCTGTTCCCGCCGTTCGCGCCCGTCATGTTCGTGATGGCCGCGCTGCCGGCGGCCATCGCGCTCGGCGCGCTGTGGACGGCGAACGCAGGCTACATCGCCATGATGACCATGGCCGGCTACTTCCTGATGTACGAGGGCCTGCACACGCTATCGCACATCGAGCACCCGCTGCTGGACCGCCTCCCGCTGGTCAACACCGTGCGCCGCATGCACGTGCTGCACCACAACCCGGACTTCATGCACACGCGCAACTTCAACCTGACCTTCCCGCTCTGCGACGCGCTGTTCGGCACCAGCGACCTCAACTCGGGTGTGGTTGGCACGCTGTTCAACGGCATGTCGGATGAGAACCGCAAGGAAGAAGATCGCCGCAAGCTCGAGGCGCAGCAAGTCGAGCGCAACACCGGCACTCACTGAGAACCCCCAACTGGAATCAATATGTTAGAAAACTTGAAACAATGGGCCCCGCGGCTGGACGGTCGCGTGGCGATCGTCACCGGTGCGGCCCAGGGCATCGGCGCGCGCTACGCGCAGGCGCTGGCCGCCGAGGGCGCCCGGGTGGTGTGCGCCGACGTCATCGACGCGGCCCCGACGGCGGCCGCCATCAATGCGGCTGACGGCCAGGCCATCGCGGTCCGGGTCGACGTTACCTCGTCTGCGTCCACCCTCCAGATGGCGGCCGCGGCTGTCGAAGCCTTTGGCCGCATCGACATCCTGGTCAACAACGCCGGCCTCTTCACCAACCTGGCCCTCAAGCCCTTCGAGCAGATCGATAGCGCTGAGTGGGACAAGGTGATGGCGGTCAACGTGCGCGGTCCGTTCGAGTGCAGCAAGGCGGTGCTGCCCGCCATGCGCCAGCAGGGCTACGGCAAGATCATCAACATCGCCTCGGGAACGGTGTTCAAGGGTGCGCCGATGCTGCTGCACTACGTCAGCTCCAAAGGCGCCGTGGTCGCCATGACGCGCAGCATGGCGCGCGAGCTGGGTGACGCCGGCATCCGCGTCAACACGCTTGCGCCGGGTCTGACGGCCAGCGAAAACACCCTGGCGAACCCGGCGTGGCAGGGCGTCGTGAGCGCCAACAACATCGCCAGCCGTGCCATCAAGCGCGAGGTCACGCCGGAAGACCTCTGCGGCACACTGCTCTACCTGGCCAGCACCGACAGCGACTTCGTGACCGGCCAGGTCGTCGTGGTCGATGGCGGTTCCGTGATGCATTGAGTCCATGAACATGAGTCTTGAAGCCCGTAACCTGATCGACGGCCAGTGGCAGGATGCCGCGAGTGGCCGCTTCGAACCCAGCCTGAACCCGGCCGACGGGGCCGTGATCGGCCGTTATGCCGCCAGCGGCGAGGTCGACGCGCAGGCCGCGATTGCCGCGGCCCGCTGTGCCTTCGACCGTCCGGACTGGGCGCAGTCGCCCCGCCTGCGCCAACAGGTCATGCTCAACTGGGCCGACCGCCTGGAGGCCCGCGCCGACGCGCTGGCACGCCTGCTGACGCTGGAGAACGGCAAGGTCCTGGCCCAGTCACACGGCGAGATCGGCGCCGCCATTTCCGAGATCCGCTACTACGCCGGCCTGACCCGCTACATCCCGGGCCATGTGTTCGAGGTCGAGCCCGGGGTGTACTCCACCCTGCTCAAGGAGCCCGCCGGCGTGGCCGGCATCATCGTGCCCTGGAACGCGCCGGTCGTGCTGCTGATCCGCTCTCTCACGCCGGCGCTGGCCGTCGGCTGCACTACGGTGATCAAGCCCGCGCCCCAGACGGCGCTGATCACCGCGGCGGTGATCGCCGAACTGCACGCGGTCGCCAAGCTGCCCAAGGGCGTCATCAACCTGGTCAGCGAGCTTGGTCACGACGTGGCCCAGGCGCTCACCACTTCCGCCGGGGTCGACGTCATCAGCTTCACGGGTTCCAATGCCACCGGCCAGCGCATCATGGCGGCGGCGGCGCCCACCATGAAGAAGCTCTCGCTCGAACTCGGCGGAAAATCCTGCTGCCTGGTGTTCGACGACGTCGACGTCGCCCGCATCGCGCCTCAGCTGGCCGCGGCCGCGACGATCATTTCCGGCCAGCAATGCACCGCCGCCCGGCGCGTGCTGGTGCATGCCTCGCGCTACGAGGAGATGAAGGTCGCGCTGTCGGGTGCGCTGCAGGCCCTGGTGGTGGCGCCTGGCGGCGCTGCCGGTGCCCATGTCGGCCCGCTGATCGACGCGCCGTCGCACCGGCGCGTGGGCGAGCTGATCCAGCAGGCCATGGACATGGCCGACGAGGTTATCCTGCGCGGCGGGCGCCCATCTGGTCTGCCGGCGGCAGGCCACTTCATGAGTCCGACCCTGGTGGCGCACCGCGATACCAGCGCCTTCTTCGTGCAGGACGAGATCTTCGGCCCCTTCGTGGTGCTGGAGAAGTTCGAGGATGAACGCGAGGCCGTGGCACGTGCCAACCACAGCGAGTACGGCCTGTCGGCCAGTGTCTGGACGCAGGATGGCGCGCGCCAGATGCGTGTGGCGCGGGCCTTGCGCAATGGCACGGTCTGGATCAACGACCACAACAAGCTTTTTGCCGAGGCCGAGACTGGTGGTTACCGCCGCAGCGGCCTGGGTCGCCTGCACGGTTATGACGCCCTGATCGACTTCGTGGAGATTAAGCACATTTACCACAACGCTGGCGTCGTCATGCCCTGAGCCACGGGGGAGAACTCGGGCCGGTCGATTGGTCAGCTTGCAGGTGGCTGGTTGAAAAGCCGGGTCTGTATCCGGGTTATCCGGGGTGTGGGTCGGGTTCGCGCACGCTATGCTGTGCGGGTTTTCCGTCACCACATCATCCATCGTGTCGTCAGCAGTCAAAATCTTCCAGGGGCGGTTCGGGCGCGTTGCTTTGCTCGACATGAATGCGCCTCTGGTCGGGCACGCCCATCACCACTGTCACATCCTGATCAAGGCCGGTGGTGTTGACGGCGCCTTTCGAGTGCGCGGAGAACTCGCACCGCTGACCGATGACCTGGCGGTGCTGGTCAACGCCTGGGAACACCATGCCTATGAGCACCCGGCACCACCGGCACAAAACACCCTGATCCTGGCGCTCTACATTGAGCCAGGTTGGCTGGCCGAGATCCAGCGCTCGCTGGCGCTGTCCAGTCATCCGCGTTTCTTTCCCAAGTCCACTGTGAAGCTCAACGCGGTGACGCGTAAGAATGTCGAGGAATTTGTGCTGGAGTTGTGGTGGGCTGACGAGGTGTCGCCCGGCCGGTTGGAGCATCTGCTGTTCGAGCTGATCATCGAGGTGATAGAAAGCTGCTCGGGCTGGCGTGACCTGTCCAGCCTGCTCAAGAGCCGCCCACCGGCGGCCATGGACCCGCGCATCCGCCAGACGATTGCGGTGATGAAACAGGATGTCGCCGGCGACTTCGATGTTGATGACCTGGCCGACAAGGCCGGCCTGTCGCGGGCCCATTTCTTCACGCTGTTCCAGCGCGATACCCAGGTCACCCCTCTGGTCTACGCCAACGTGCTGCGCTTCGAGGCTGCGGTCCAGCGATTGACCCAGGGGCGCGATTCTGTTGGCGATATCGCGCACGATCTGGGTTTTTCGGCGCCCAGCCATTTCTCGCGCTTCTTCCGCGCCCACCTGGGTATCACGCCCACCGACTATCGGCGTGTGGTCAACCTGTTCGATCCGCCCGCTGAAGGCGCCGACCTGTTGTAAACGAAGTCATCAGACTTTTTGGTCAGTTTTCTGACCTATTGGTTCAAGCCTGGATTTTTACGTTAACGCCTTGTCTCCTGTTTGCCGACACTAGGTCAGACAGAACAGCGCGCCCAGCAAGGGCCGCATACAGGAGACAGATTTGCGACCAGCTTCCCCCGTGGCCCCGGGCTCCACCGCCTTTGTGGGGCAGCGTCTCGAGCGTTTGGAGGATGCTGCCCTGCTGACCGGGCGTGGCGTCTACGCCGACGACGTGGGCGTCAAGCCAGGTACCTTGCAGGCCGCCGTGCTGCGCTCGCCGCATGCCCATGCCACAGTACGTTCCATCGATATCGGTGCGGCTCTGCAACTGAGGGGTGTGCGCGCCATCCTTACCGGTGACGATGTGCAACGCTGGGCCCAGCCCTTCGTGGTGGGCGTCAAGCAGCCGATGCAACATTGGGCGCTCGCTGTCGATCGTGTCCGCTATGTCGGCGAGCCGGTGGCCGTGGTGGTGGCCGAGGACCGATACATTGCCGAAGACGCACTGGACCTGATTCGTGTCGATTACGAGGTGCGTCCGGCGGTGGTCGAGATCGATGTCGCCTTGAGCGGGGAGTCGCCGTTGCTGCATGACGCCGTCGGCAGCAACGTGGTGTCCGATCGCCACTTCAGCTATGGCGAACCCGACGCCATTTTCCCGGGCAGTCTGCGTGTCACCACGACGGTGCATTACCCGCGCAACAGCTGCTCGCCGATGGAGTGCGCGGTGGTCATCGCCGAGTACCTGGGCGAGGACGAAGGCTACGAGGCCCTGTCCAATTTCATGGGGCCCTTCTCGCTGCACGCGGTGATGGCCCTGGCGCTCAAGGTACCGGGCAACAAGCTGCGCCACAAGGTGCCGCGCGATTCGGGTGGCAGCTTCGGTGTCAAGCAGGCGGTGTTCCCTTATGTCGTGCTGATGTGTCTGGCCGCGCGCAAGGCCGGCGCGCCGGTGAAGTGGGTCGAAGACCGGCTGGAGCACCTGAGTGCCGCCACCTCCGCTACCGCCCGTCTGGCGACGGTCGCCGCCGACGTGCGCGACGACGGCCGCATCCTGGCGCTGCACTGGGACCAGGTCGACGAGGTGGGGGCCTACCTGCGCGCGCCCGAGCCGGCCACGTTCTATCGCATGCACGGCTGCCTGACCGGTGCCTACGACATCCCCAACCTGAAGGTACGCAACCGGGTGGTCGTGACCAACAAGACGCCGACCGGTCTGGTGCGCGGTTTTGGCGGTCCACAGGTCTACTACGCGTTGGAGCGGCTGCTCGATCGCATCGCTATCGAGCTCAAGATGGATCCGGTCGAGCTGCGCCGCCGTAACTTCGTCAAGGCCAGTCAGTTCCCCTACAAGGCTGCTGCCGGCGCGGTGCTCGACTCGGGTGATTACGACCGGATGGTGGACATGACCCTGGCGGCGGCACGCGAACAGGGGCTGTACGAACGCCAGCGCACCGCGCGCGCTGCCGGACGGCTGTACGGCATCGGCGTGGCCGCCGTGGTGGAGCCCTCGGTCTCCAATATGGGTTACATCAGCACCGTGCTCACGCCCGCGCAGCGCGCCAAGGCCGGGCCGAAGAACGGGGCGATTGCCAGCGCCACGGTGGCCGTGGACCTGCTGGGTGGCGTCAACGTCAACATTGCCTCGGCGCCCGCCGGCCAGGGCCACATGACGGTCTGCGCCCAGGTGGTGGCCGACGCGCTCGGCCTGCAGCCGGCCCAGGTGATGGTCAACGTCGAGTTCGACACCGCCAAGGATGCCTGGTCTGTCGCCGCCGGCAACTACTCCAGCCGCTTCGCCGGTGCGGTGGCGGGTGTGGTGCACCTGGCGGCGCACAAGCTGCGCGACAAGCTGGCGCTGATCGCGGCCGACCAGTTCGGCTGCCTGCCGGCCGAGGTGGCCTTCGCCGGCGGCGAAATCTACAACACTGCCAACCCGGCGCTGCGCCAGCCCTTCATCCGGCTGGCGGCCAATCCGCATTGGGCGCCGGCGTTGCTGCCCGAGGGGGTGAGCCCGGGCTTGCGCGAGACCGCCTTCTGGACGCCCGCGGTGCTGGCTGCACCCGATGAGGCCGACCGTGTCAACACCTCCGCCACCTACGGCTTTGTCTTCGATATCTGTGGCGTGGAGGTGGATGTCAACACCGGTGCGGTACGCGTGGACCGCTATGTCACTGGGCACGACGCCGGGCGCCTGCTCAACCCGGCGCTGGCCGACGGGCAGATCCAGGGTGCCTTCGCGCAGGGCCTGGGGGCGGCGCTGCTGGAAGAGTTTCGCTACGGCGGCGACGGCAGCTTCCAGTCCGGCACGCTGGCCGACTACCTGATGCCCACGGCCTGCGAGACGCCCGACCCTGTCATCGTCCACCTCGAAACCCTGTCGCCTTTCACCCCGCTGGGGGCCAAGGGCCTGGGCGAGGGCAACAATATGAGCACGCCGGTGTGCATTGCCAACGCCTTTGCCGATGCGTTGAGCCCACGCATGGACCTGGCGGATGTGCGCCTGCCCCTGACACCGGGCCGTGTGCTGGAGCTGCTTGAGGTACAGGATCCTTCGCCCCGGGAAATGCCGCGCCCAAAACTGGCCATGCCTGCCGGCGAAGGCCTGGCGCTGCAGGCGCAGGGCGAGGTGGACATACCGGCGCCGCCGGAGCAGGTGTTTGCCGTGCTGCTGGACCCGGTGGCGCTGGCCCGGGTGATCCCGGGCTGCCACGCCCTGCAGTCCACCGGCCCCAACCGCTACCGCGCCGATGTGACCGTGGGTGTGGGCCTGGTCAAGGCGCGCTACGAGGCCGAGATCATCCTCTCCGATATCGACGCCCCGCGCAGCCTGCGCCTGGCCGGCAGCGGCCGCTCCTCGCTGGGCACAGGCGCCGGCACCGGCCTGGTGACGCTGCAGGCCACGGCCACCGGTACGCTGCTGAAGTACGACTACAGCGCCCAGGTGGGTGGCAAGGTGGCCATGGTGGGCAGCCGCATGCTCGAAGGCGCCGCCCGCATCATCGTGGCCCAGCTGTTCGAGTCGCTGGGTCGTCAGGCCGGCGGAGAAGCTGTAGCGCCCAGCTGGTGGCGTCGGGTCCTGCGTCTTCTGGGGGTGCGCGCATGAAGCCCGCCGCATTTGACTACGTACGCGCCGATAGCGCCGAGGCGGCCTGTGAACTGCTGGCCCGTCACGGCGAGCAGGCCCGCATCCTGGCCGGAGGCCAGTCGCTGATGGCCGTGCTCAACATGCGTCTGGCGCAGCCTGAGATGCTGATCGATATCTCGCGCAGCGTCTCGCTGGCACGCATCGAGATACGGGACGGCTACCTGCAGGTGGGCGCTTCCGCCACCCAGGCCGAGCTGGAGTGGCGTGAGGGCCTGGCCCGCGAGTTACCGCTGCTGCAGCTGGCCTTCCCCCATATCTCGCATTTCCAGATCCGCAACCGCGGCACGGTGTGCGGCTCGATCGCCCATGCCGATCCGTCGGCCGAGCTGCCGCTGTGCCTGCTGGCCCTCAAGGGCAGCGTTGTGCTCAGGCGCGGCACGCGCCAGCGCCTGTTGCCGGCCGACCAGTTCTTCACCGGCATGCTCAGCACAGCGCGAGCGCCCGACGAATTGCTGGAGGCGGTGCGCTTTCCCCTGGCCCGGCCCGGCCAGGGTTTCGGTTTCCGGGAGTTCTCGCGCCGGCACGGTGACTTCGCGGTCTGCGCGGTGGCCGCCATCGCCGACGCGCAGGGGCTGCGCGTGGCCGTGGGCGGCGTGGCGGACCGGCCGATGGTGCGGGAATGGCCGCTGCTGGAAGGCAGCGCGCTGGACGACGCGCTCAACGAGTTCGCCTGGGCGCTGGATGCTCGCGACGACCCGCAGATCAGCGCGGCCTCGCGCCGCCACCTGGTGCGCCGACTGGGCCGTCAGGCCGTTGCCGAGGCCCTGCAAGCAAGGAATTCCAAATGAACCATGACATTCTTGGGCGCCAGCAGCTGTACCCGGTGACGATCGAAGTCAACGGTCGCAGCCGGCGCGGTCACAGCACGACGCGCATGCTGTTGAGCGACTACCTGCGCCACGAGTTGGGTCTGACCGGCACCCACGTGGGCTGCGAGCACGGCGTGTGCGGAGCCTGCACGGTGCAACTGGACGGTGTGGCCTGTCGCTCCTGCCTGACGCTGGCCGTGCAGGCCGACGGCCGGCGGGTCGACACCGTCGAAAGCCTGGCCGGTGAAGGCGGGGTGCTGTCGGAGTTACAGGCCGCCTTCAAGCGCCACCACGCGCTGCAGTGCGGCTTTTGCACCGCCGGCATCCTGATGTCCAGCACCGACTGGCTACAGCGCCTGCGCCAGCA is part of the Rhodoferax sp. BAB1 genome and harbors:
- a CDS encoding branched-chain amino acid ABC transporter permease, which codes for MEVLLQVLIGGVLLGGLYALVAFGLSLIYGVVRILNFAHGTLLAVSGVLASLAYASWQLHPLLIAVLLAPLLFVCAYGYYHVLLRPLSKRNHFESTVGTVLVTVGTLMILSDLTAKAAGATQRNIPLRLEALEFGEIVISTTQLLILLGIALLTVVMHLILTCTWFGRAVRAVTQDPVGAQICGVQSTRMKALTFAFGSATVAVAAVLYVLSFPVDPYMGFGLTVKAFTIIVVGGVGNLPGALLAGIFLGVAEGLTGLYWKPEWAPALSVVLMLLILVAYPKGVGVKA
- a CDS encoding branched-chain amino acid ABC transporter ATP-binding protein/permease, whose amino-acid sequence is MSRTAGWLTGGVGVLALAVLPFVGNAYITTIAFTVLIAYILGQSWDWVAGEMGYVNLGHYCFYGIGAYAFSIALVGQWPLVVAIGFAVLITALAALVISVPLFRLHGDYFAFGTLALLPLMEVLAYNLTPVTNGADGIVLPVEQVLKPAYLISLGVCVLTFIVTLRINAARFGYALKSIRNDEQVAETVGVRIAPVKRRVLMLSAGFGAVAGALQAWQMSYIDPATVFGLNVALVPVAMVLFAGSGLRWGPLVGVLVLATLQQWLLVSMKGFQATLYGLIVLLIGRFMPGGFLRAKWVRRVPLLSALAREHHEYMGESDAQAALQVAKDGTAVALPLPRIQSESGKPLIELQNVRMQFGGNVAVNDVSLSIRQGEIVGLIGPNGSGKTTLFNCISRVYTPTGGRVMFAGQDLSRASRDEIARLGVGRTYQIPRPFGDLTVQENIAIPLMFSEAPLSPRDAMREARSFIEYAELSHRLRDRADSLSVQERKALEFARALACKPRLLLVDEVASGLTPVEVQRFVEHIRHVRDRYGITVIWVEHIFSALEKVVDRVIVLEQGSMIADGPLSQVVKDERVLNTYLGSAAQASTKTKAQKSPQRVEGVV
- a CDS encoding ABC transporter ATP-binding protein, giving the protein MLTLKNLSVDHGALRALWDVSLHVGKGERVGLLGANGAGKSTAMGAIVGLYPSVSGTITYDGRLLDCPSTAQTVAAGIALVPEGRRLFPAMSVLENLVMGVYAAASRKDLDATLERVYALFPILRDKACQNAGELSGGQQQMVTIGRALMSRPRLLLLDEPFIGVAPRLVDEILEALRSIADEGVTMLLVEQNTHRALDFVQRAYVIENGRTVLEGDRQALLDDPAFAAKFLGLE
- a CDS encoding sterol desaturase family protein gives rise to the protein MNREQEIVARSNAFRDEYRASTPGWYRGEMHLAFTLTFTIGVIWYCASQLGTTVWQEWVYVVVPMFLFGNWAEWAAHRYLLHSPKSLLKMAYKRHVATHHQFFSHKTLDYHGHRDWRALLFPPFAPVMFVMAALPAAIALGALWTANAGYIAMMTMAGYFLMYEGLHTLSHIEHPLLDRLPLVNTVRRMHVLHHNPDFMHTRNFNLTFPLCDALFGTSDLNSGVVGTLFNGMSDENRKEEDRRKLEAQQVERNTGTH
- a CDS encoding SDR family NAD(P)-dependent oxidoreductase, coding for MLENLKQWAPRLDGRVAIVTGAAQGIGARYAQALAAEGARVVCADVIDAAPTAAAINAADGQAIAVRVDVTSSASTLQMAAAAVEAFGRIDILVNNAGLFTNLALKPFEQIDSAEWDKVMAVNVRGPFECSKAVLPAMRQQGYGKIINIASGTVFKGAPMLLHYVSSKGAVVAMTRSMARELGDAGIRVNTLAPGLTASENTLANPAWQGVVSANNIASRAIKREVTPEDLCGTLLYLASTDSDFVTGQVVVVDGGSVMH
- a CDS encoding aldehyde dehydrogenase family protein; protein product: MSLEARNLIDGQWQDAASGRFEPSLNPADGAVIGRYAASGEVDAQAAIAAARCAFDRPDWAQSPRLRQQVMLNWADRLEARADALARLLTLENGKVLAQSHGEIGAAISEIRYYAGLTRYIPGHVFEVEPGVYSTLLKEPAGVAGIIVPWNAPVVLLIRSLTPALAVGCTTVIKPAPQTALITAAVIAELHAVAKLPKGVINLVSELGHDVAQALTTSAGVDVISFTGSNATGQRIMAAAAPTMKKLSLELGGKSCCLVFDDVDVARIAPQLAAAATIISGQQCTAARRVLVHASRYEEMKVALSGALQALVVAPGGAAGAHVGPLIDAPSHRRVGELIQQAMDMADEVILRGGRPSGLPAAGHFMSPTLVAHRDTSAFFVQDEIFGPFVVLEKFEDEREAVARANHSEYGLSASVWTQDGARQMRVARALRNGTVWINDHNKLFAEAETGGYRRSGLGRLHGYDALIDFVEIKHIYHNAGVVMP
- a CDS encoding AraC family transcriptional regulator, producing MLCGFSVTTSSIVSSAVKIFQGRFGRVALLDMNAPLVGHAHHHCHILIKAGGVDGAFRVRGELAPLTDDLAVLVNAWEHHAYEHPAPPAQNTLILALYIEPGWLAEIQRSLALSSHPRFFPKSTVKLNAVTRKNVEEFVLELWWADEVSPGRLEHLLFELIIEVIESCSGWRDLSSLLKSRPPAAMDPRIRQTIAVMKQDVAGDFDVDDLADKAGLSRAHFFTLFQRDTQVTPLVYANVLRFEAAVQRLTQGRDSVGDIAHDLGFSAPSHFSRFFRAHLGITPTDYRRVVNLFDPPAEGADLL